TTCCGCTTCGGACAAGTCTGGGTCACCTagatcaccagaaggatcctcggatgggTCGGCTTGGTCAAATGCCCCAAATCCCTCCTCGGACAGACCCAACTCGCCTTCCTCCTCTTCTGCTTGATGAGATGGGGAGGAGTCCACCAATGGGATGCCCTCTGGGATAGGAGATCCTTCGGAGATCAAAAACCCTTGTTCGactacggtaatttttggaagccgagGATGGTTAGCGTTAATCACGTGCTTTGGGTCGAcaaatgacttctgaagggGAGCGTAtcctaagattttgtgagcggctctgACTTTACCATCCTCGTCATTTACAAAAATTGCCGCTTGaagaacagtctccaagtcAACCCGGTTAACCAGATGAAAGTGTCGATGAAAGGCGTTTGGATTTGCAAAAAAAGACATGTACATGGTTAGTAACCGAACCACATCAAATTAAAACGGCGCAAAGGATCGGCACCCTCCTATTCtctataccccacctggttctccctccaccATTGGGCATGgaaggccatcatgccattcaccGGATACGATAAGGAAGTCCTTGTTCAACcccttgttggagtcagggaggcaTTGGATTAGTCGAACCCTCTCGTCTCTCATCTTCATGTAATAGGAttttcccttcaaattttggagattgtagcaccaattcacgtcatgatgggttaaTCTTAGCCCAATTTTTtcgtttaaggcatccacacaacccagaatTCTAAACATATTGGCGgcactgggtgggagctaatcgAAAATGCTTAAGGTAACCCTTCATTATCGGCCCCATGGgaattctcatacccccctctacgaAGGCGAGAATGGGAATTACCACCTTGCCCGTCCTTCTCAGAAGATGCCACTCCCCTATCTTACAGTGCCTCaaacttacgttggggggaatcctataatcggcgatgaacttttccatcgctTCTTCAGTATCAaccaattttctcaatttaactATCTCCAAGAGCTACTAAACAAACTCAGTGGATGACaggagaaggagaggaacaagagaaaaataaacccagaaaagaaaaagcataagTTAGTAAAGGTAGAGAACttacagaaaaaagaaaaggtgcctcggacaggctttttatgctggagatagacttgaatttggatgaaagtttGGATGAACCCAGGATATATGTGCTAGAACTCCTAAGTGCAaaagtgaagagacaaatcaattccaaaaatcatttatacctcccatcgaaagtaactgcacgaattttcccgcccataaaggtaAGGAAACCTCCACCATTAGATCACCATCGCACTGTTGAACATGGGAAGCACGgagccgcccgcatttaatgaagacacgtttcaccttccaaaAGCTCCaagaacgtgtctcgggcagacgaaGAGTCTTGGGAACCGATAGGTGGCAAGGATTGACAGGCTTTGACAGAggcctgatgtcatcaaaacccttcTATTCATCCGAGGatccggacagcaggattttgaggggctattgtgggacCAGAGAACTTATGACTCAGCCCACTTTCCGTTAGGACCcaaggcccgtgccgaggataatagttgccgaggacaagtagtgaaagaccaaatagtctaaagatgcagccgaggatgaccatgtcctcggcatcccaagacttcaaagggaagagcgacATGTCGTCAAAGGCAGCCCCCAAAGCGCccccagaagaaaaggcgagtagaatgagACTCACATGGGGGTACAGAGTGggggtggttcaaggtaaatacgtcacctccgcattgaatgcgcctaCAAATGTCCtagccatattaatgagaaaagactcctgaacagtgtggcttcggttattgcaactaacagaaagtaaggggaggtggctgatgggacaggtattcgagtaggtacctgcctgatcaacaaatagagggtcaggatcaaccgagAATGGCTATATAATATGAAGGCTTATGCGCCAAAATGGGGGGACAAGTCGTCTCCCAGACCATGGAGTcctaaaaaaggagaataataaaaatatgaagcTCTTCGGGCGAGGTCTaaggaccggagccactcaGGACGTACCGGAAAAAAGTATTGTTAGACATGTCAGGTTCACCCTTGTGCAAATCGCTATGGAAACCATGACGAATTACCGTCCAGTGACTGAGTCCTTACAACACATATTACTTAGGTTTATTTATACTGGACTCATTATTTtctacattgaattaactcactggcacaaaaaattaaaaaaatttagattaggtGTGTGTTTGTATTCAACTTCTGCGTTTGGAGCTGcgttttgttcctttttttttttttttttggttttcacgcGTGTTGGAgttttgcggttactgttcaatgaacaataaccgcaaatgttgactttctgtagtgaacagtgcatatatgcactgttcacggacccacaaatttcattttttatcaattttttcattaaaaatgggtcccacagcactattcacacatttaaaaattattttgctacagtgttttcagttttcagttttcagtttcagcaaaataagttctatccaaacataccctaGATAGGACACATGTcgcaaaattaaatttcaattgaaatccaatttttacactaaaataACTCACTTGgctcaaaaatttaaaaacttaaattagatgagacacatagtgcaaaattagactctaattgaattataatttaaaatctaattgaattttctcttaattttagCCATtaatactagtattatgcccgtgcgatgcacagcttaataaaaaatattttgataatataattcaattgaataaaaaataaaatgaaaaaaaaattaagttacatGAAAGatgtatattatgtaaattcaagtttggtatttttttttttcaaaaacaaatattataaaatattttaaaaactatggcaaattataaaaatagtataacaattataaatgaaatctctctctctctctctttatgtgtgtgtgtataagataaaaacaaaaaaatatatatctattttttttaaaatctaaaaataaatgaattttgtCAATTGgtccttatatataatatatctaattacaatgatcaataaaaacttttataattttttgtaataattcCTATTTATTTATGAAGAGGGGATCATCctaaaagaattaattcaaattttaaaattaaaaaataaattgtacttgtacacctaaaagaaatttaatttttattttttatttttatatttaaattatttgttttagtgttgattttattcaaatggttataagttataacaccCACATAACTGTAAACCAGCATATGTATCCATATGTAACATTTGaacttaataataaataaaaatataatacccTAACTAAATGTAACAttctaacttactaataaataaatataacaccTTAACTTAAAATAATGATTGTAATTGTATTGTGCTTTAGCCTTtaagaacacacacacacacacacacacacacacacacacacatatatatatatatatatatttttttttttctcataaaaaaacacagatattaatattacacatgaaaaaataatgaattcaataattgaaacaattaaaaacaaaattaagccaaaatcccaattcattaatgaaataatatccaaatttctaaacataagaaaaaatgaaaacagagTTCAGTAAATATAGACTTACATAGTAATTTTGACggataaatataaaaacatttttagatctttctttttctctcgtATCAAATTTAATGTTTAACagcaaattttgcttttaattaaagaagATAGATTACATGgaacaaagcaccaaacaaaaaccataacaaattaaatccacaataaaatattgatgtcaacaacaaataatcatgtgataagaaaataaaaaaatacaaatatattgcttgctatattgacatctaaaaaaaacactaaaaggtGCAATCAAACATAGAATTTCAGTCTATCtataaaacttgttgataaaaatcatataatatataataaaaaggcaacaaatacacaaaatctattcaatttgatgaaaaaaaaaattcctgcaAGGTTGTAGGTAGGGTAGAGAGGAGAAGGAAAGAATATAGCAAATAATTATAAGGTACATagtaaaaagaataatacaccaaaaaattgtgtgtatatatagagAGAATTTTATGTTGTGAAAAAGATGATATAAACAAAAAGACGGAATTTAGGTGAaactcaaatactttttttttttttaactttattattaggaaaaagatgacataagatgcaaatttatccacaaaaaaaaaaaaaaaaaaaaaaagttgtttgatatacattatttaaattctatcttttttcttttacgaattttttatctctcttttttatttaaattctatcctttttttatattttgtcctattaattttaggctttattgataacattttagatagacacaaaTGTAGTTACagttgtaaatcaaatactacTTTCTTTTGTTACTTGATTATGAGGAAAAAGATGACATAAAAtgcatatttatccaaaaaaaagaacttaaaaaaaataacaaaaacaaacgtATGTTGATACACAATGGTATtcaattctatcttttttttttttttttttttttttttttttttcttaattctatcttatttgctttattttatgtattttttatttattgaaattctGTCCTTTTTTTTAGGTAATTCTACCCTATTAATTTTAAACTTTGTTGATAATAGTTTAGATAGACTAACCAActaaatttaatctctttttgaaattttagaaaacaCTTATTGTAGCTTCcacattttcttaaaaaacttattgttatttcaaccaaaaaaattaataagaacaaatataatgttatttttatataaaaattactGCAATAagaaagttgttgttgttgttgttgttgttgtttttattttttttaataatacacTACatgtaaaaaataagaattagatagattagatgaaaattttggattgtaatcaaattaagatttttattaatttagaaattctaggagaagaaaaattgtatagatttttcttaaaatctaaaaattttaaaatttttttacaatttagtAAAACTATTTGGTGTAATCATAACTTTTATgtctaacttttattatatagtatagaGTATGATATATAGAGATTTATAAGTCCACCAGTATAATAGATACACTCTATGATCCATCCACTCTAAAATATCAGAGCAATTTTTGTGGTTCTCTCGTTTAACCCAACTTGCCACGTTTTGAGAAAGATAAAAAGAACTCCTCCCACCAATCACGACACACCACGTGTGCGACAGAACCACCTTTAACAGCCCCACTGTTTTCCAGATCCAACGAGCCCAGCTAATCAAAACCAGATTCCCTATAGATTATTCCCtttcctcatcttctttttcaaaaaatacatttctgtttaatatgttattttccaaataaaactTGTACTTATCTTTATAGTAATGTTAATAAAAATCCAGCTTTtactgtttctcaaaaaaaaaaaaaaatccagcttTTACTTCCGttattttttctgaatttgtaaaagaatagattttttttttaatactttttttatataataaaatgagaTATAATTACTAGaaaagttataaataaaaaaattgtatttactatttaagagtaaaagccaaaaaaagaagtagtAATAAAGACGAAGttaaaggaatttaaaaaattgaagagagtagcaaaattaaaaatgggCCAAGCTCTATAATTAACAGCACTCCTATAACAACGCGCAGCACACAGCTCAAACACTCTTTTACTTATAAAATTAGTCAAATCTCAAATGACACTAAAGCTTAGcttaatatctatatatatatagagatagagatagccCAAAagccaaaattaataaataaagtttaGAAGTGAGTATTATTTGCAAGTGACTGCCTCCCACTCTCACAAtactcatctttctctctctctctctctttctttctcaaaatcacATATCACCTTCTAATCTCaaaatcactctctctctctccttattttctTCCACATTACTCTCTCAAATCAGGTACATAACATTAATCACACTTATCTATCGTAATTTCTATTGCTTTATTGTTATTATCTATTAATCTGCTTTaattatctatctatctatcttcTTCCATCATTTGTTGATTTGCTcatgtttttttctctcttttcatttcattattttgttgtctttctttgatttccttttactctctgtttggttgccgagaaatcTGACTggataaagaaggaaaaaaacaaacaaacttacATTTTCCGATGAAAAAAATACTGGCCTCATTTAAGTCTGATAGTTGTCCTTATCAGTGATTAATTCAGTTATCACATTATCAATTCTTAATCAATTCAATTTATATTCTATTatcgcattttttttttttgttcattttcgaATAAATGCAGGCATTACTTTTGCTTCCCAagcattatttcaaaaaaaaataattattaatatcaCCTAGATGCTAGTTGACTATGATAATTCCTTgtatttacttttgttttttattttatttttatttatataggaACATTTTAGATCTGAACTAAATTTTATCTAGGAAGTACTCATTGTCTTTTAATATGTTGCAATTTgattcataaaagaaaaaaaaaatgttcttgctattagggttttatttcacttttcagtCACTTGATTAACATTTCTTTGAgctttgtttggattttggattttcagTTAAATCGACATATTTTTACCGGATTATGATCATGATGGATGTGGACAACAAGTTCTTCAATATGGGTGTTCTCATTGTGGCCACTCTAGTGGTGGCCAAGCTTATTTCTGTGCTTATAATGCCTAAATCTAAAAAACGTCTCCCCCCGGTTGTTAAGACGTGGCCTTTGATTGGCGGCCTCGTCCGCTTCATGAAAGGTCCGATTGTGATGATTAGGGAGGAGTACCCCAAGCTTGGGAGTGTATTCACATTGAATCTGGCTAACAGGAAGATTACCTTCTTGATTGGTCCGGAGGTTTCAGCACATTTCTTTAAAGCTTCCGAGTCTGATCTTAGCCAGCAGGAGGTGTATCAATTCAACGTGCCCACTTTCGGTCCAGGAGTAGTATTTGATGTTGATTACTCGGTGAGGCAAGAGCAATTTCGGTTCTTCACTGAATCTTTGAGAGTTAATAAACTCAAGGGATATGTGGATCAGATGGTTTCAGAAGCAGAGGTATGTGTGAATTGAAGATTATAGATATGTGGATCCTTGATGGGTTTGTTGTTAATTTTCTTCTACATGTCAgtagtttatttatatatgcatAAGAAGATCATGAAGGCTCCATTTTATATAGTAGGATGTAAGTACTAATTTGTTGGAGATGCGACATGTCCTAAGGCagttttttgttacaaaatggGTCGAATAATATACTACCAGCattttaaaacatcaaaattaatatattaccAGCATTGAttgaaatgaaataataaagCCACTTCGACTAACATGTCTAGATACGTTTCCGTATCAAGTGCTCTGGTATTCTTAAGGTTAAGAAAACTTAAACTATAACTTTGTTTAGGCTTTGGGTTGCAAACATTGCATGCTTCTTAGgatgtttattttctttcaaacttgaTAAATTATTATCTAAAGGCACAGTTGTCTTGTCAACAAGGCTTGCCCATTTATTGTTGACTGTACACCTAAATCCTGCTGATTAGAAGAAGAGTTATGCAGACTAACACAATGGGGCATAGATGCCTCATGCCTGAAAAAAGGGAGATATTCACCCTTAAGTGGTTAAGGATGTTTTGGTAGTGAATCAAAAAATGTGTAATTGTGTGTTGGGAACAAATGCGAAATAAGGACTAGCCTAAGATGGTTCTAATTAAAAGATTGACAATGTCTAGATTATTGTTTAAGTTGTTAAGCTGTAATATAAGTACCTATCATCTGCAAAAGTTTAATGTACAGGTTTAAAGCCACCAGCCACATTTTGAATTATGCTTTCAATATCCTCTCTTTCAGTTGTGTTATGTAGTGCTTTCAATTCTTCATACTCTATGAACATTTTATGCTTGGCAGATGGCTCTTTCTATTGTTCTTTGAGTTGCTCTATTGACCATACATGTGTGATATGGCTTATGAGTAGTTTATAGATGGTTCTTTGATTTCTAAGATTCTGCATTATACCTTTTTCACAAAATTGATTACACCATGGTCCTAATTGTCTTTTATACTGGCACCGGACAGGATTACTTCTCAAAGTGGGGAGACAGTGGTGAGGTGGACCTTAAGTATGAGCTGGAGCATCTAATCATCTTGACAGCCAGTAGATGTCTCCTGGGTCGAGAAGTTCGTGATAAGCTCTTTGCTGATGTTTCTGCCTTGTTCCATGACCTTGACAATGGAATGCTCCCGATTAGTGTTATCTTCCCATACCTGCCCATCCCTGCTCACAAACGCCGTGACCGGGCCCGCAAGAAGCTTTCAGAAATCTTTACAAACATCATAGCCTCCCGCAAAGATGCTGGCAAGTCAGAGAATGACATGCTGCAGTGCTTCATTGACTCAAAGTACAAAGATGGCCGCCCAACAACTGAAAGTGAGGTCACTGGCTTGCTCATTGCTGCTCTATTTGCTGGGCAGCACACTAGTTCCATCACCTCCACTTGGACTGGGGCCTATCTCCTCAAACACAAGCAGCACCTATCTGCTGTTTTGGAGGAGCAGAAAAACCTTATGCAAAAGCATGGGAGTAAGGTTGATCATGACATCTTGTCTGAGATGGACACCTTGTATAGGAGCATTAAGGAGGCATTGAGACTCCACCCCCCACTGATTATGCTGCTACGTAGCTCACATAGTGATTTTAGTGTGACAACCCGAGATGGAAAAGAATATGACATCCCAAAGGGCCACATAGTTGCCACATCACCAGCTTTTGCAAACCGTCTTCCTCATATTTTTAAAGATCCTGACAGTTACGATCCTGACAGATTTGCTATTGGGAGAGAAGAAGACAAGGCTGCAGGGGCAttctcatatatttcttttggaGGTGGCAGGCATGGTTGCCTTGGTGAGCCCTTTGCATACCTGCAGATAAAGGCAATCTGGAGCCATTTGCTGAGGAATTTTGAGTTTGAGCTTATATCACCTTTTCCTGAGATTGATTGGAATGCCATGGTTGTGGGTGTGAAAGGAAAGGTGATGGTGCGGTACAAGCGGCGGGTGCTTTCTGTTAATTAATCTAGGTGTTTGGCAGGTCTAAATTAATTACTTGGTCTTTGGGATTTTATTTCTCCATCATGTATGCTTCTTTGGTGTTATGCTTTAATCTGTGTTTCTAGAAAGGTgttgctctctttttttggatttggtcTTTGTTAGCCTTCATCTATTTATGGTTGATTATTGTAGCTTGTAATAGAactttagttttgttttagtTGTAACTGCCAAAGAACTGGGGCCCTTGACTTGCGTTGGATTTCTCTCTCATCAATGAATTTGTGTTAGAACAAGTATCTCTCTGAATGGTGTCATGTGTCTAGTTCATGGTTGTAGGAAGGGC
This genomic stretch from Quercus lobata isolate SW786 chromosome 3, ValleyOak3.0 Primary Assembly, whole genome shotgun sequence harbors:
- the LOC115982020 gene encoding sterol 14-demethylase, which produces MIMMDVDNKFFNMGVLIVATLVVAKLISVLIMPKSKKRLPPVVKTWPLIGGLVRFMKGPIVMIREEYPKLGSVFTLNLANRKITFLIGPEVSAHFFKASESDLSQQEVYQFNVPTFGPGVVFDVDYSVRQEQFRFFTESLRVNKLKGYVDQMVSEAEDYFSKWGDSGEVDLKYELEHLIILTASRCLLGREVRDKLFADVSALFHDLDNGMLPISVIFPYLPIPAHKRRDRARKKLSEIFTNIIASRKDAGKSENDMLQCFIDSKYKDGRPTTESEVTGLLIAALFAGQHTSSITSTWTGAYLLKHKQHLSAVLEEQKNLMQKHGSKVDHDILSEMDTLYRSIKEALRLHPPLIMLLRSSHSDFSVTTRDGKEYDIPKGHIVATSPAFANRLPHIFKDPDSYDPDRFAIGREEDKAAGAFSYISFGGGRHGCLGEPFAYLQIKAIWSHLLRNFEFELISPFPEIDWNAMVVGVKGKVMVRYKRRVLSVN